A section of the Petrimonas sulfuriphila genome encodes:
- a CDS encoding IS30 family transposase, whose protein sequence is MSHLTREQRYTIASMLQNGYNQKEIALVIKKDKSVVSREIRHNADARSGVYRDDLAHRKYLKRQEYKAKTRTFTPEVEEYVRDRLRLKHSPEQIAGVAKKNGDKCVSHERIYQFIWQDKRKKGTLYLDLRNRGRRYKKRSVIYDKRGIIPNRTDISQRPPEVELRERFGDLEIDLIIGKNHKGAILTINDRATGFGKLRKLDGKDAQQLATATIDCLMEWKPFLKTITSDNGKEFAAHELVAKHLNIDFFFAKPYASWQRGSNENFNRLVRQYIPKKVDFDCIPTDYINFVEYQLNNRPRKRFKYESPMFMFNQLFFIFLFF, encoded by the coding sequence ATGAGTCATTTAACCAGGGAACAAAGATATACTATTGCATCGATGTTGCAAAACGGCTATAATCAAAAAGAAATAGCCCTTGTTATTAAAAAAGATAAATCAGTTGTCAGCCGGGAGATCCGCCACAATGCAGATGCCCGATCCGGCGTTTACAGAGATGATTTAGCTCATCGTAAATACCTGAAGCGTCAGGAGTATAAAGCTAAAACCAGAACCTTCACACCTGAAGTAGAGGAATATGTCAGAGATAGATTGCGTCTAAAACACAGTCCTGAACAAATTGCAGGTGTTGCCAAAAAGAACGGGGATAAATGTGTGTCACACGAGCGAATCTATCAGTTTATTTGGCAAGATAAGCGAAAAAAAGGAACGCTGTATCTTGATCTTAGAAACAGAGGACGTCGCTATAAAAAGCGAAGTGTGATTTACGATAAACGGGGTATAATCCCCAATCGCACAGACATCTCTCAAAGACCGCCTGAAGTTGAACTGCGCGAACGCTTTGGTGATTTAGAAATTGACCTGATTATAGGTAAAAATCACAAAGGCGCTATCTTAACCATCAATGACAGAGCTACCGGATTCGGAAAACTTCGTAAATTAGATGGAAAAGATGCTCAGCAACTTGCAACGGCTACCATTGATTGTTTGATGGAATGGAAACCTTTCCTTAAAACAATCACATCTGACAACGGGAAAGAGTTTGCCGCTCATGAATTGGTAGCCAAACATTTAAATATCGATTTCTTCTTTGCTAAACCATATGCAAGCTGGCAAAGAGGTTCGAACGAAAATTTTAATCGCCTCGTCAGGCAATATATACCGAAAAAAGTTGATTTTGATTGTATTCCTACAGATTATATTAATTTTGTGGAATATCAACTCAATAATCGACCCAGAAAAAGATTCAAATACGAATCGCCAATGTTTATGTTTAATCAATTATTTTTCATTTTTCTATTTTTTTAA
- a CDS encoding DUF805 domain-containing protein encodes MFINILGGVKLLRMLFMIIQGLFALALLIPSIAVGVRRMHDIGKGGGWILVNMIPLIGSIWFILLAIKDSEPGPNRFDK; translated from the coding sequence ATGTTTATAAATATCCTGGGTGGAGTAAAACTGCTTAGGATGTTATTTATGATTATTCAGGGATTATTCGCTTTAGCTTTATTGATACCTTCAATTGCAGTTGGAGTACGCCGTATGCACGATATTGGCAAAGGTGGAGGATGGATTCTGGTAAATATGATTCCACTTATTGGATCTATATGGTTTATTCTATTGGCTATCAAAGATAGTGAGCCAGGTCCGAATAGATTTGATAAATAA